Genomic DNA from Fimbriimonas ginsengisoli Gsoil 348:
GCTATCCGGCAATCACGTCTCCAAGATCGCCAGCGGGTCGAGCGACGACGATTACAATTGGACGGAGACCCTGATGCGCCAGGCGGGCGGCCATCTCGACGGGCTTTCGCTGCACCACTACTCGCTACCGACCGGCCAGTGGGGAACGAAGGGGCGGGCAACCGGCTTCAGCGAAAAGGAGTGGTATGACACGCTCCGGCAAGCGCTCCTCATGGAAACCTTGATCCAGCGCCACGGGGCGATCATGGACAAATACGACGCCAAGAAGCGAGTCAACCTGGTGGTAGACGAATGGGGGACGTGGTACGACCCGGACCCTTCGATGAAGCTTGGCGCGCTTTCGCAGCCGAACACGATGCGGGACGCGGTGGTCGCGGCGATCAATCTGAACCTGTTCAACCAGCACTGCGACCGAGTTCGGATGGCCTGCATGGCCCAGTCGGTGAACGTGCTTCAGTCGCTGCTGTTGGTGAAGGGGAACCAGGTGGTGAAGACGCCGACCTACTACGTTTTCGACCTGTTCAAGCAGCACGAGGGGTCGACACTTCTTCCGGTCGAGGGCCAGGTTCCGGGGGCGGACCCGATACCGAACGTGAGCGTTTCGGCATCCAAGGATGCTTCGGGGTCGATCCTCGTCACGATCGCCAACCTTAATGCGACGCAGCCGGTTCGGGTGAACTTCCATGTCGCCGGACCCTCGATGAAGTCCGCTACAGGGCAGCTTCTGGCCGGGGATACTTTTCGTACCGGCAACGATTTCAACAATCCGAATGCCGTCGTTCCCCGGCCGCTGACCGGTCTGAGCTTTAAGGAGGGAGTGCTCGCCTGCGACCTCCCCGCCGCCTCCGTGGCGGCGATCAGGCTAGAAAAGTAAAAGCGTTACCGGTGCTGGACGAGCTCCTCGATTTCGTCCAGCACCCGGAACTGCTTCACCTCGGCGGGGCGGCTTCGGAAGCGGTCGAATTGCTTCGCCTCTTTCGCGGACGCCGGATTCTTTGTCCACTCTTCCAGGGCCTTGGCCGACCGCCAAACCGTGACGGTGATCACCTCTCCCTCTTGCGGCCGCTCCAGAAAGAACGAGTCGCGGACATCCTTTTCGTCTTTCCGGGCTTGGTGGACGATTTCGCGCTCGAAGGTGTCGCGGGCTTCCTTCCATCGCGCTTTATCGAAGAAATTCGTGGTGACCTCCACCAGGGTTCCCGGCTTCGGAATGAGAACCGGCTTGTGGTGACGGCGGATCGCCACCTCCGAGCCCATTCCCAACAGGTCGAACCGCTTGGCCTCAAATGGCTGGCTGCGGTAGTCATCGAGCTCCTTCAGGTGCTTCGCCCGCTCTGGCTGCTGCTGCCAATCGTCAAGGTCCTTTTTCGAGCGCCAAATCGTCACGCCCAGGATCTCCGCCTCCTCCGGATTCTCGAGAATAAAGGAGTCGCGAAAATCCTTCGTATCGTTCTTGATCTCTCGATAGAACCGGCTCTGGAAAGTGGCCCGTGCCTCTTTCCATCTGTCTTTCTTGAAGCGGTGCACATACACGGCCACCACCGATCCCGGCTTGGGGGTGAACGATGGCAACCGATGCGTCTGCTCATCTTTCCCATATCCCAGCGTCAGTGCGAAACACGAAATTAGGCTCAATACCAGGGCTTTCATTACCTCTCACGATAACATGTCGCCACCTGGGGATGGCGAGGGAGATTCTAAATAGGGATGAACGAAAGGCTTCTTGCTCGGGCGGGCCGCCCGAGATACCCACGGGCGAGCCGCCCGTGCCACGTTAACTAGACAGTATTGTTAGTACTCTCTCGACGCGATCATCGCCATCGACTAGCAGGCGAACTCAAAACAGGGCGCGCAAATCCGCATCTGGGCAATAGGCTGAGGGGGTTCGTCATTAGAAGATTCGTGTTCGGTAATAGGCGGCCGGGATCGAACAAGCTGCACATGGCGGTGTTTTTCGCCAGATAGCAGCGTGTAATCCAGGTATAAGCTCTTCATGTCCGGATACAGGACGCAGGGGACGACCCTCCTTGCCGTAATACTCGTTATGGGCGTCGTCGCTCCTAGCTTTGCGCAGGGAAGGAAGGTGAGGCGAGCACCCAACCCCAAACTCATTCACCGGTTTAACTCCGGCATGAAGGGCCTCGCGGGAAAGAGAGTGACCATATTATTTCGAAGAAATCCCGGACTGATTTTTCCCGAATCAAACGGACGACCTTCTCCTTACAGAGATCCTATGTTTGGCGATATGTCCCTTGGCGCATGCTATCTTTCCGCATCTGTGAGGGACAGCAAGATACTCTTGAGAGACCTGAGAAAGAGGGGCGTGCGATTTCAGGTTGTACATTAGGCACTGAAATCGTTCGCTAATCTCGGACGAGGGCACGGGCGAACACCGCTGGTGCACGCTGGCGGCGTGAGGGTGCATCGGCATTGTATTACTGGCGGTTGGGACGCCGAAGAATATTAGGTTATGCTGCCCTTTCCGGGCTGGAGGGATGAGTCGCCTCCACCCACGGCTGACGCCCTGGGCTGGCGGATGTCGCCTCTAGTAAGTTGTTTTTCGACCCGTCGGGATGCAGTTCGCGTTGTGAGTCGCCTCTGAAGTTAAGCTTCGCCTCGAAGAATGCGACCCCGGCGGCGTCTGTGGGTTCGCATACCACCCTGGGAAGCCCCGCCGTTTGTTTTTCGGCATCGACGGGGACGTTCCGTTTTCATGTACTAGGTTGATCCGCAGACGCTTGGGTCTTTGGAGAAACCATGACAAGTGTATCTGTAGAAGTAGGAATCGACGTCGCCAAAGATTGGCTGGACGTCTCGGTAAGCGGCGGGAAGGTATTTCGAGTGCCGAATACGGCGGACGGAATCAGGGGGCTCATCGCGGGTCTTTCTAAAGGATCGGTCGTTCATTTAGAAGCAAGCGGCGGGTACGAGCGGGTTCCAAGGCGGCTGCTTCAAGGAGCCGGCCTAGAGGTGCGCACTCACGATCCTTTGCGGGTGAGGCGACGGGCGCAGTCGGATTCCCATCGGGGGAAGACAGATGCGCTGGACGCTCGCCACCTCTCAAATACGGGCGCGTCTTTAAAGGCGACGGCGCCAAAGAGCCCGACGCGCGAAGCACTGTGCGATCTCTCCCGTAGCATCCAGACGCTCAAGCGGTTCGTTTCGCAAACGAAGGTGCGGGCGGGGGTGCCGGGCCTTGAGCCGTACGTGAAGCAGGCGCTTCGGGACACCGCCGCCCTCGTCGAGGTCCGGATTCGCAAGATGGAGAAGGAGTTCGCGCAGCGGGTGAAGAAGACGGCTTTGCGCACAAGATACGAACTGGCGATGAGCGTGCCAGGGGTGGGACCGATCCTGTCGCGGGTGGTGACGAGCGAGCTCCCAGACGATCTGAGTCCGTTCTCGATCTCCCAACTCACCTCCTACGCAAGCGTCGCGCCCATCGACGACAGCTCCGGCAAGCAGACCAAGCCGGCGCGAATCCAACGAGGGAATCTGCATCTGAAAGCGGCTCTCTATATGCCCGCCCTGGGATGTATCCAGCGCCAGAAGTGGGCGAGGGAGCTCTACGCCCGGTTGATGGCCAGAGGGAGAAAGCATGAGCAGGCAATCGTCGCGGTGATGCGCCGGCTCCTAATACGCATTCTCGAGGTGCTTAAGCGGGGAACTCCGTGGGTGGTGAAGCCGGACGAGGAGGCGAGCGTGGCTACCCCCTAGATATAACGCCTCGCCCGAAAAAGAAAGCATGCCAAAGGCCCCGTTAAAGGTTCAGGCGGGAGCAGCCCGTCAACGCGCCTAAACGGACCGCCTCCTGCAAAACACCCCTCCGGAAAGGGCGCACCCCTACTTCCAGGCGGTGGAGCAAGGTCTCACTAAGCGGGGGCTCGACTTCGCAGGTCGAGCCAAAATGCTTGACAAAACGACATACCATCTTCGAGGCTGGCTCACAACAATCGGTCGTACGCACCTTCGATCCTTCGCCGGCGTTCACAAGGATAAAGGCAATGCAACAGACTCCAACGGAGGCGGCGTTTTCCCTGGGGTCTACACCGGTACTTCGTACATCCAGTAGCTTACGTTGTGACGGCTGATCTCGGTGACGAGGCGCATGCCGATTTTCTCGGCCACTCGGCGGGAGGGTTCGTTGCCGACGCGGATGAGGCTGATCAGTCGGGGGAGGCGGAGGCGGGCGAAGGCGTGGTCTCGGACGGCGGTGGCGGCTTCGGTCGCGTAGCCTCGATTCCAATGGGAGCTTAGGAAGTCGTAGCCGAGCTCGTGGACGATCTGTCCGTCGAGCTCCATTCTCTCCAAACCGCAGTTGCCGATCAGGGCGCCATCGCTCTTTTGGAAGACGCTGAATAGGCCGTAGCCGTATTCGATCTGATGCTTCAGATTCCGGTCGATCCACTTTCGCATCTGGTCTTGGCTGAATGGGGGTGCGTGAAAGGCCGCCATCACGTTTGGATCGGTGAAGATCGCCAAGAGCGCCGTCTCGTCCGACGCAGTCATCGGCCGTAGGGAGAGTCGGGGGGTCTCTAGAGAGGTGTTATTGGTCGGCATTTAGTTGTGGCACTGGCTTCCAGCCAGTGGGTCCCATGTCCTTCCAGGACATGGACCGATCACACGACCAGGATGGTCGTGATACACACGGGCTGGAAGCCCGTGCCACGGTTCATCGGCTGGGAGCCGATGCGTTTACACGGGCTGGAAGCCCGTGCTACTGCGTCGAGGTGTCGTATTGCTTAACCAAGGCGGGGGGTGCTTTGCAGCGCCAGGCTTCGACGATGAGGTCTTCGAGCTCTTCCGGGTCGACGGCGTCTAGCCTCACCAGGACGGCCGGGAAGCCGTTGTAGTGGGGGTCGATGATGTACTTGTCGGGGTCGGATTGGTTGATGGCGTCTTTGGCGGCGAGGCCGGGGACGATGATGGCCAGGACGGAGTCGTTGACGACGCGCGCCTTTTTTGGATCGATCCGTTCGGCCCAGGTCCAAAGGAAACCCTTGAATTTCCCTTTGACCTCGACGGAAAAGCCAAACCGATCCACCCCTTCCACCGCGCCCGGGAGCCGGGAGCAGATTCGCCGCACGTCGTCATGGGTCGTCATGGCCACATTTTGCGCCATCGACTTGGATTACGGAAGTCGGCTTCTCCCGTAGTGCAGTGTCTCGCAATAGATCGACGCCGTCTTTCTGGGACCGCCTATCGGGGTCCGAGGAGGTTAGGGCGTCTCACCCCGGGTCTGCGACCCGCGGCTAAGTTCTGGAGACCCCTCCGGGGTCGGAATGGTCCGTCCATTTGGTGTCCAGGCAAACCCACACTCGACGGCAATCTCGGCGAGGGTTCGCCGCTTCCCTTCCATGAGTCCGATCGCTTTCTGAAGCCTCAACCGGCGAAGAAACGTGTGCGGCGCTTCGCCGACGTACGCCTTGAAGAGGCGGTGGAAATGAAACGGCGAAAAGTGGGCGATGTCGGCCAACCGCTCCAGTGGGAGCGGAGAGTCGAAGTTCTGCTCGACGTAGTCGAGCACGTCGTTCAGACGCTGCTCGTACTGGGCTAGGGAACGCTTTTCGCTCGTTGCCATGGCGTCCGAGTTTACGGCAGGGACGGGCGGGACGCCCGGGGTCCGGGTAGCGGACGGGACGTCCGCGCTCCAATGGTTATCGTACGCAAGCGGCCAGGATAGCGACGTCGGTTTCGAAGGAGTCGGCTTTTAGGGGGCCGAAGGAGAAGCGGATGAAGGGGGACAGGGGGGATGAGGGGCCTCGGCGGAGCATGTCGCAGAGGGGGCCGGGGAGGATGGCGGCTTGGTGGGCGAACAGGCGTTCGTTGAAGGCATCGGCGGTAAGGCCGCCCGGGAGGCGAGCCCAGTGGTAGAAGCCACCGTCGCCGGTGAATAGCTCGAAACCGAGGTCCGCCAGCGCGGCTTCATAGCGCTTACGCTGGCCGCCATAGTAGGTACCAACGGCGCGGCGGGCCTGGGCAACTCTTTCGAGTTCCAGCATTCCGGCGACGCAGATCTGGGATGGGCGGGCGACGCCGCCCATGGCGATGCTGGAGAAGTTGCGGAAGAGCTCGATATTCGCCTTCGACGCAGCGATCCAACCGACCCGTAGGCCGGGGGCTTGGAGCCCTTTGGTGGCGGCGCTCACCACGAAGAGGTTTGTGCGGTCAATATCTTCGACGTACCGAAGGGCGCTGTCCGGCTCCGGCTCATGGAAGAACTCGTACGCTTCGTCGATCAATCCAGCCCAGCCGGGCTGGGAGCATAGGGCGACGAGGGATCGGAGCCGCTCGCCGGTCCAGGTGACGCCGGTCGGGTTGCTGGGATTGCTCTTCAACACTAAGCCGGGCCCGGCCATTTCGTAATCTTCTATTCCGGGGCGGAAGGCGTTCTCCGGGTTGCTGGGGATGAGCGTGGGCGACTTCGAGAGGAGGCGCAGGGCGTCCCAGTACGGCGTGTATTCGGTCTCCTCCACCAACACGCGCATCTCGGGTTTGAGGAAGGCGAGGGTGGCGTAGATGGCGGGGCGGCCGCCGGCGAAGATGGCGATGTTGTCGGTGGTGAGGTTCGCGCCGTAGAAGTGGCGATAGTAATCGCGCAGAGCGACGAGGAGCTCCTGCCCGCCGGTCGCCTGCGGGTACTTGAGGTCTTGGTGGGTGAAGTCGATGCGCGTCGGGATGTCCGGTCCGCCGGGAAGTGGGGTGGTGAGCGGGAAGCCTTGCGCCCAGGGGTGGGTTCCTTCCGTCCCCATGTACTTTCCGGTTGCGTCGAGGAACTTGAAGAGGGTCTCGTAGACTCCCATCGGCGGGAAGTGGCAGAGGGCGGAATCTCGTTGGCCACTCGTCATTGATGGCCTCGGTGGGTTCGGTTCACGTGAGGATATTAGCAGGCGATCACTTTGGGTGCGGACATCGGCTGGGGTACCGACGCGACGGGTTCTTCGCTTTACACATCTTTAGGTTCGGGAGCCAAGGACCTCCCTTCAACAGATTAGCCTGCTCTTATCGCATTGCCTTCCCCGAATACGAGGGCTCGTCATATTGTTAGGCTGATATCGCCGCTTTCAGGGCTCGAGGGGTTTGTCGGCCTTTACCCAGGATTCCGCTTCGCTCCACCCTGGGCTATGGGATGTCGCTCCCATGGGGCTGGCTCAGGACATGGAATCGGCCGCACCTTTATCGGCAGGCGGGTTACCGCGTAAAAAGTGCGATACGACGGCCTGCGGAAGGAGGTGAACTTGGTGCGTTCAATGAAACCGCTGCGGGGCTCCGGCCAAACCGTTCTTCGGCTCGAGGAGCGTTTGAGGACAAGGGTTCGGGTTTGTTTGGATGCCAAAGGAGGACGTGCGGGATGTCGGGGCTCTCCGAGAAAAATTCTGTCGATATTGTCCGGCGCGGGTGGAGGTGAACGTTGAGGGGATGAAGGTTAGACTTCAGGAGGAATTGGACGATGAGTGAATTCGTTTTTCTTTACCGTGGCGGCGACAGGGCGACTTCGCCCGAGCAGGGACAGCAGATGATGCAGAAGTGGATCGAGTGGTTCAAGGAGCTGACGGCGGGCGATCATGTCGTCGACCGGGGGCAGCCGCTCGAGTGGAGCGGGAAGGTTGTGCAGGCGGGCTCAAAGACCATCGTCGACGGCCCGTTCGCCGAGGCGAAGGACCTCGTCGGCGGTTTCACCATCATTAAGGCGAACGATCTCGACCACGCGGCTGAGCTCGCCAAGAACTGCCCGATCCTCGACCGTAACGGACATGTGGAAGTACGCCCCGTGATGCGCCTGGATATGTAATGGAGCACCCCGCCGGCCCGCTTGAACCGGGAGAAGACCCGATCGATCATCTGTTCCGGCGCGAGTCGGGGCGGATGATCGCGACGGTCGCCCGGCTTCTCGGGCTGCAAAACCTCGCCTTGGCGGAAGACGTCGTTCAAGACGCCTTCTGCCGGGCCGTTGAAGTGTGGAAGTACCGGGGAATGCCGCCGAATCCGGAGGCGTGGCTGATGGCGACGGCAAAGAATCGCGCGCTCGACGTGCTGCGGCGCGAGAGGACGGCGCGTAAGTTCGCGCCGGAGCTCGCCTCCGAATGGAGCTTGGCGCAAACGGTCGAGGAGTCGTTCACTCCCCATGCCATCAAAGACGACCAGCTTCGGATGATGTTCTCGTGCTGCGACCCGCGGCTCAAGGAGGAGGCGCAGCTCGCTCTGGTGCTCCATCTCTTGTGCGGCTTCGGGATCGACGAGATCGCGGCGGCGTTCCTGGTCTCGCACCACGCCATGGAGAAGCGAGTGATCCGGGCCAAGAAATCGCTGGCGGAGCTTGGCCTCATCTTCGATCTCGCGGACGCGGAGTTTTCGGCTCGGCTCTCCACCGTGTACCGGGCGCTTTATCTGCTCTTCAACGAGGGATACCACGGCGCGTCGTCGGTGTCGGTGGTGCGGGCGGAGCTGTGTCAAGAGGCGCTGCGGCTGACTTACCTCCTGATGGAGAATCCGCTCGGGGCGGCGCCGGCAACTTTCGCGCTGGGGGCGCTTATGTGCTTTCACGGGGCGCGGCTGCGGACGCGCATCGGCCCGTGCGGCGAGTTGGCGCCGTTGGTGGAGCAGGATCGAACGCAGTGGGATTCCTCCCTCATCGAGCAGGGGAAGCGGCTGTTGGCGAACTCGGCATCGGGCTATGTGCTGACCGAGTACCACCTCGAGGCGATGATCGCCTCGCTGCATATGGAGGCGCGAAGCGTGGAGGAGACGAACTGGCGGGCGATCGTGGAGCTTTACGACGTTCTGGTGGAAATGCGGCCTTCGCCGGTGGTCGCCCTCAACCGCGCGATCGCGGTGGCGCAGCTTCGGGGGCCGGCGGAGGGGATCGAAGAGATTCGGGCAATTTCGGAGCGCGAGCGGCTGGACCGATATCCTTTCTATTGGGCTGCCATCGGGGAGTTGGAATCGCGCCGAGGCGATTTCCCGGAAGCCAGGGAGGCGTTCTTAAAAGCGCGGGACCTGGCGCGCAATCCGATGGAACGCCACTTCTTGTCCAAACGGATAGCCGACTATAGCGCCGTCTAGCGTAGGTGCTCTTGGGAGAAAATGGCGTACTCCTCGCGGGACCAGATCTCGAAGAAGCGTCCCATTCCGATGACCAGGGCATCGGCCGTGAGGCCGGCATCTCGGGCGAGATCTGCCGGGATCGGCAGATAACCGTCCGACCCGAGGTCGACCTGGACGTGTAGAAAGCCATGCTCGGCGACGGCTTCCAGCGCCTCATCGCGGGAGGCGACCCGGATCGCGCGATAGGGAGTGAGCCAAGCAACGAGGCGAGGAGTTAGGATCGCCGCAAAGCGGGGCGGCAGGCGGAGACGGCCGTCGTCTTCCAATTCAATCTCGTATTGCCCGAGCAGGGAGTTCATCTAGGGAGTTTGATGATAACTCGATTCCTGCTTGACGAGGCCTTGGGGTGGTGTTCGGTGGGCGACGATCCGTTGGGGGTGAATGGCGAACGTATGTTCGCCGGGGGCCGCTCTGGAGAGTAGGGAAGCGGCACACGTAGGTGCCAGCTACACGTCCTTCGGACGTAGGGGAGGCCGCTCTGGAGAGCGGCGGTCCGCCGGACGGGACTCCCTCACCCCCAACCCCCTCTCCCTCGTTCGGCACATACATCCGAAGGAGGGAGAGGGGGCTCCGGAGGGTGGGATTGTCCAGCGATTGGTGGCGATTGTCCATTATTAAATGAGAGTCGTCCTTCTCTCTTCTCAAATTGTTTGCCTCGTTGTACAGTATCAACGTGGCTGTCGTAATCCGGTGCGGGTTTGTGCGGAGTGGGAATGTCTAATCGTTCACGCCCAATGGTCGGAACGACGGCGGAGGGGCTTCGCGCTTGGATCCGGGAAGGACGGCTTCGAGCGGGGGATACGCTCGACTCCGAGCATCGGTTGGCCGAGACGCTGGGGGTTAGCCGTGGTACGATTCGGCTGGCGATCGACGTCCTCGTCTCCACCGGCGAGTTGACCCGCCGTCCGCACTCCCGGCCGGTTATCGGCATGCTGGGCGACCGGTCATCGGGGTCGGAAGGGCTCGACGTCTACGTGTGGGTTAGCCACCCGATCTCGGACCACGCTTCGCTCATGTTCATGCGCGGCGTCTCGCTCGGGCTCAAGGGTACGCCATACCGGATGATCGTTCGTGAGCCAACCCGTTTCTACGGCGGCCATGTACCTTCCGACGAGCGCCAGTTCCTTATCGACTTGCTCGAAAACGAGGGGGCGGCAGGCGCGATTATTCAGCGGGATGCCGCGGGAAAAAACGCCGAAGCGGCCAAAACTCTTCTGCGCGCGGGAAAACCTCTCGTCTTTGTAGACTCCCCGCCTCCTGAAGGAGTGGATGCCGACTACGTCGGCTCGAGCAATCTGGCGGCGGCTCGGCAATGCGTCGAGCACTTGATCGAGCTTGGGCACCAGAGAATCGCTTGTCTGATGGAAAGCGACGAAACGGACGTCACCAATCAGCGGACCAAAGGATATTGGAGAGCCATGCGCTTGGGAGGCCTCGAGGATCGGGGCGTCTGCCTGATCGCCGGCGCTCTTGCAAACGAAGGGCGTCACCTTCACCCAGCCGGAAGGTTTGCCCCCCGGTGCGCGACCCACGGCGCCTATCTTGAATGGTCCCAGCGGCTAGTCGCCGCCGTGCTCGCCCTTCCCGAAAGGCCGACCGCGGTCTTCGTCGGCTGCGACGTGCTGGCCCACTCCGTCGGGGCGCTTTTGGAGGGTGCGGGAGTGCGCATTCCCGAGGATATGTCCATCGTCGGCTTCGACTGGCTTGCCCGGTGGGAATCGGCGCAAATAGACGACCTCACGACCGCCAGCCAGGATTTTGAAGGTTTCGGGCGGCAGTCGGCGGACCTTCTGCTCGACCGTCTTACCGGCGAGGCGTCCGCGACGCCCCGCCATGTTTTGCTACCGGCACCGCTTGTCGTGCGGTCCTCGACCGCCCCTCGGAAGGCTGCTATGCCCTCCGGCGATCATTTGGGCTCGAAGCCCCTTTAACGTCATGAATTCCAAGATCCGTTCTAAAGCCTTTACCCTCATCGAACTGCTCGTCGTGATCGCGATCATCGCAATCCTCGCGGCGATCCTCTTCCCTGTTTTCGCCCAGGCCAAAGCCGCGGCCAAGAAGACCTCCTGTCTCTCGAACGACAAGCAGGTCTCCTTGGGCGCCGTTATGTACGCCGGCGACAGCGACGACGTATTTCCCTACGACCGTGGCGGCGACCCGGGCAACACCTACTACGGTGAGACCTACGTCAACGGAGCGATGGACCCTAACGCGCCGACCAACTGGAGCCGGGGAATCTATCCATACACGAAGAACTTCGGCATCTTCGCCTGCCCAGTCGCGGTCGACCAAGACGGAAGCAATGGTTGGGGCTGCTTCGACGGAAACGGCAAGGCAACCTCCTACTGCGGCAGCACGGCGATGAACGCCATCGCCGAAGGTAAGACCGTGACCGCGATGCCGGAACCGGCGAACACCGTACTGATGAGCGAGAAGTCGCAGAAGCAGAAAGTCTCGCAATCCGCTCCTTCGTGGAACGGATTCAACGACAGCTCGTGCCCGAACGTCATCGGAAAGCCGGCGACTAACCGGTGTCCGACCGGAACCGACGGTCCGACGACTG
This window encodes:
- a CDS encoding alpha-N-arabinofuranosidase — encoded protein: MIRRTLLLVAGLLACSAKPNEGAMELTIRGDLPGSSIQPEIYGAFAEHLGSGVYDGLWVGKKSPIKNVGGIRSDVIDALKALHLGVLRWPGGCFADQYHWRDGIGPQESRPKRLNVIWGGEESNEFGTHEFFKLCDLIGAKPYLAANVGSGTPMEMRDWLEYLTSDSNSALANERRQNGQASPWKVPYLGIGNESWGCGGNMRAEYYADLYRQFATFAQSLSGNHVSKIASGSSDDDYNWTETLMRQAGGHLDGLSLHHYSLPTGQWGTKGRATGFSEKEWYDTLRQALLMETLIQRHGAIMDKYDAKKRVNLVVDEWGTWYDPDPSMKLGALSQPNTMRDAVVAAINLNLFNQHCDRVRMACMAQSVNVLQSLLLVKGNQVVKTPTYYVFDLFKQHEGSTLLPVEGQVPGADPIPNVSVSASKDASGSILVTIANLNATQPVRVNFHVAGPSMKSATGQLLAGDTFRTGNDFNNPNAVVPRPLTGLSFKEGVLACDLPAASVAAIRLEK
- a CDS encoding IS110 family transposase, with the protein product MTSVSVEVGIDVAKDWLDVSVSGGKVFRVPNTADGIRGLIAGLSKGSVVHLEASGGYERVPRRLLQGAGLEVRTHDPLRVRRRAQSDSHRGKTDALDARHLSNTGASLKATAPKSPTREALCDLSRSIQTLKRFVSQTKVRAGVPGLEPYVKQALRDTAALVEVRIRKMEKEFAQRVKKTALRTRYELAMSVPGVGPILSRVVTSELPDDLSPFSISQLTSYASVAPIDDSSGKQTKPARIQRGNLHLKAALYMPALGCIQRQKWARELYARLMARGRKHEQAIVAVMRRLLIRILEVLKRGTPWVVKPDEEASVATP
- a CDS encoding GNAT family N-acetyltransferase — protein: MPTNNTSLETPRLSLRPMTASDETALLAIFTDPNVMAAFHAPPFSQDQMRKWIDRNLKHQIEYGYGLFSVFQKSDGALIGNCGLERMELDGQIVHELGYDFLSSHWNRGYATEAATAVRDHAFARLRLPRLISLIRVGNEPSRRVAEKIGMRLVTEISRHNVSYWMYEVPV
- a CDS encoding MmcQ/YjbR family DNA-binding protein — encoded protein: MTTHDDVRRICSRLPGAVEGVDRFGFSVEVKGKFKGFLWTWAERIDPKKARVVNDSVLAIIVPGLAAKDAINQSDPDKYIIDPHYNGFPAVLVRLDAVDPEELEDLIVEAWRCKAPPALVKQYDTSTQ
- a CDS encoding helix-turn-helix domain-containing protein translates to MATSEKRSLAQYEQRLNDVLDYVEQNFDSPLPLERLADIAHFSPFHFHRLFKAYVGEAPHTFLRRLRLQKAIGLMEGKRRTLAEIAVECGFAWTPNGRTIPTPEGSPELSRGSQTRGETP
- a CDS encoding pyridoxal phosphate-dependent aminotransferase — its product is MTSGQRDSALCHFPPMGVYETLFKFLDATGKYMGTEGTHPWAQGFPLTTPLPGGPDIPTRIDFTHQDLKYPQATGGQELLVALRDYYRHFYGANLTTDNIAIFAGGRPAIYATLAFLKPEMRVLVEETEYTPYWDALRLLSKSPTLIPSNPENAFRPGIEDYEMAGPGLVLKSNPSNPTGVTWTGERLRSLVALCSQPGWAGLIDEAYEFFHEPEPDSALRYVEDIDRTNLFVVSAATKGLQAPGLRVGWIAASKANIELFRNFSSIAMGGVARPSQICVAGMLELERVAQARRAVGTYYGGQRKRYEAALADLGFELFTGDGGFYHWARLPGGLTADAFNERLFAHQAAILPGPLCDMLRRGPSSPLSPFIRFSFGPLKADSFETDVAILAACVR
- a CDS encoding YciI family protein produces the protein MSEFVFLYRGGDRATSPEQGQQMMQKWIEWFKELTAGDHVVDRGQPLEWSGKVVQAGSKTIVDGPFAEAKDLVGGFTIIKANDLDHAAELAKNCPILDRNGHVEVRPVMRLDM
- a CDS encoding RNA polymerase sigma factor, whose product is MEHPAGPLEPGEDPIDHLFRRESGRMIATVARLLGLQNLALAEDVVQDAFCRAVEVWKYRGMPPNPEAWLMATAKNRALDVLRRERTARKFAPELASEWSLAQTVEESFTPHAIKDDQLRMMFSCCDPRLKEEAQLALVLHLLCGFGIDEIAAAFLVSHHAMEKRVIRAKKSLAELGLIFDLADAEFSARLSTVYRALYLLFNEGYHGASSVSVVRAELCQEALRLTYLLMENPLGAAPATFALGALMCFHGARLRTRIGPCGELAPLVEQDRTQWDSSLIEQGKRLLANSASGYVLTEYHLEAMIASLHMEARSVEETNWRAIVELYDVLVEMRPSPVVALNRAIAVAQLRGPAEGIEEIRAISERERLDRYPFYWAAIGELESRRGDFPEAREAFLKARDLARNPMERHFLSKRIADYSAV
- a CDS encoding division/cell wall cluster transcriptional repressor MraZ, translating into MNSLLGQYEIELEDDGRLRLPPRFAAILTPRLVAWLTPYRAIRVASRDEALEAVAEHGFLHVQVDLGSDGYLPIPADLARDAGLTADALVIGMGRFFEIWSREEYAIFSQEHLR
- a CDS encoding GntR family transcriptional regulator — translated: MSNRSRPMVGTTAEGLRAWIREGRLRAGDTLDSEHRLAETLGVSRGTIRLAIDVLVSTGELTRRPHSRPVIGMLGDRSSGSEGLDVYVWVSHPISDHASLMFMRGVSLGLKGTPYRMIVREPTRFYGGHVPSDERQFLIDLLENEGAAGAIIQRDAAGKNAEAAKTLLRAGKPLVFVDSPPPEGVDADYVGSSNLAAARQCVEHLIELGHQRIACLMESDETDVTNQRTKGYWRAMRLGGLEDRGVCLIAGALANEGRHLHPAGRFAPRCATHGAYLEWSQRLVAAVLALPERPTAVFVGCDVLAHSVGALLEGAGVRIPEDMSIVGFDWLARWESAQIDDLTTASQDFEGFGRQSADLLLDRLTGEASATPRHVLLPAPLVVRSSTAPRKAAMPSGDHLGSKPL
- a CDS encoding prepilin-type N-terminal cleavage/methylation domain-containing protein, translated to MNSKIRSKAFTLIELLVVIAIIAILAAILFPVFAQAKAAAKKTSCLSNDKQVSLGAVMYAGDSDDVFPYDRGGDPGNTYYGETYVNGAMDPNAPTNWSRGIYPYTKNFGIFACPVAVDQDGSNGWGCFDGNGKATSYCGSTAMNAIAEGKTVTAMPEPANTVLMSEKSQKQKVSQSAPSWNGFNDSSCPNVIGKPATNRCPTGTDGPTTAVNHDGGNYGFADGHSKYSKKSGMKYSQFGWIGICKFYGSGATPPNVKNVDATLTPLLDKNPLTSSGWTYRNWDVVCDGSAF